Proteins found in one Megalobrama amblycephala isolate DHTTF-2021 linkage group LG5, ASM1881202v1, whole genome shotgun sequence genomic segment:
- the LOC125269397 gene encoding ribonuclease inhibitor-like, whose translation MVEEAQNSISDDIRATLVDHVARPKQTAGSSEECVIVLYRLWDCGVTDEGCAALASALRSNPSHLRKLDLSLNKLGDSGVKMISAVLENPHSKLEDLWLSDCGVTDEGCAALASALRSNPSHLRELSLTGNNLGDSGVKMFSAVLENPHFKLETLWLMDCGVTDEGCAALASALRSNPSHLRGLNLSGNNLGDSGVKLLSDLKNDPHYKLQILST comes from the exons ATGGTCGAAGAGGCACAGAACAGTATTTCAGATGATATTAGAGCAACGTTGGTGGATCATGTGGCCAGACCCAAACAGACGGCAGGATCT agtgaagagtgtgtcattgttctctacaggttgtgggattgtggtgtcacagatgaaggttgtgctgctctggcttcagctctgagatcaaacccctcacacctgagaaaaCTGGATCTGTCTTTgaataaactaggagactcAGGAGTGAAGATGATTTCTGCTGTACTGGAGAATCCTCACTCTAAACTGGAGGATCTGTG gttgagtgattgtggtgtcacagatgaaggttgtgctgctctggcttcagctctgagatcaaacccctcacacctgagagaactgagTCTGACTGGGAATAATCTAGGAGACTCGGGAGTGAAGATGTTTTCTGCTGTACTGGAGAATCCTCACTTCAAACTGGAGACACTGTG gttgatggattgtggagtcacagatgaaggttgtgctgctctggcttcagctctgagatcaaacccctcacacctgagaggaCTGAATCTGTCTGGGAATAATCTAGGAGActcaggagtgaagctgctctCTGATCTGAAGAATGATCCACATTATAAACTGCAGATACTAAG